Proteins co-encoded in one Erwinia sp. genomic window:
- the yqjC gene encoding Protein YqjC (ID:JIFNMEKO_02747;~source:Prodigal:2.6) gives MTVKSLLLPVALFVTVGISFSTSAAGNDCNARRQSLEDQTVQAEKYGHKNKVAGLKKALSEVNEHCTDAGLLKDARQKVGKMEEKLAEKQKDIAEISADLRQAEAEHDAEKVAKYQRKLSEKQADIREVTDELHQARSEVSGLEK, from the coding sequence ATGACTGTAAAATCCTTACTACTACCTGTTGCACTTTTCGTAACAGTTGGCATCAGTTTCAGTACCAGCGCCGCCGGTAATGACTGTAATGCCCGTCGTCAGTCCCTCGAAGATCAGACTGTCCAGGCTGAGAAGTATGGCCACAAAAACAAAGTCGCAGGTCTGAAAAAAGCACTCAGTGAGGTCAATGAGCATTGTACCGATGCCGGACTGCTGAAAGACGCCCGGCAGAAAGTTGGCAAAATGGAAGAAAAACTGGCTGAGAAACAGAAAGATATAGCAGAAATATCAGCCGATCTTCGCCAGGCTGAGGCAGAGCACGATGCCGAAAAGGTCGCTAAATATCAGAGAAAATTGAGCGAAAAGCAGGCGGATATTCGCGAAGTGACAGATGAACTACATCAGGCCCGCAGCGAAGTCAGTGGACTGGAAAAATAA
- the qorB gene encoding Quinone oxidoreductase 2 (ID:JIFNMEKO_02748;~source:Prodigal:2.6), giving the protein MKEVNAHNRAVTCRKENVMIAVTGATGQLGRLVIEQLLKTEAAENVLAIVRSPEKAADLSAKGVQVRYGDYAQPESLKTALHGVEKLLLISSSEVGQREVQHQAVIDAAKLAGVRLLAYTSLLHADRSPLQLAVEHRATEAYLRSSGLPYVLLRNGWYTENYAASIPAALAHGVFAGAAGNGEIASASRSDYAEAAAVVLTLADQAGKIYELAGDNAYTLGSFSEEIAAVSGKTVKYQDMPQPAFAELLVSVGLPDGLAEILADSDAGAANGALFDESHTLSRLIGRPATPWQSVVKAACQA; this is encoded by the coding sequence ATGAAAGAGGTTAATGCCCACAACCGGGCCGTTACTTGTCGTAAGGAGAATGTGATGATTGCAGTAACCGGAGCAACAGGTCAGTTAGGACGTTTAGTGATTGAACAGTTATTGAAAACCGAAGCGGCAGAAAATGTGCTGGCAATCGTCCGCTCGCCGGAAAAAGCCGCAGATCTCAGCGCAAAAGGTGTGCAGGTCCGTTACGGTGATTATGCACAGCCAGAGAGCCTGAAAACGGCATTGCATGGGGTAGAAAAGTTATTGCTTATCTCATCGAGTGAGGTGGGACAACGTGAAGTGCAGCATCAGGCTGTTATTGATGCGGCGAAACTGGCAGGTGTCCGGCTGCTGGCTTACACCAGTTTATTACACGCCGATCGCTCGCCACTGCAACTGGCTGTCGAGCATCGGGCAACGGAAGCTTACTTACGCAGCAGTGGCCTGCCATACGTTCTGTTACGTAATGGTTGGTATACTGAGAATTATGCCGCCAGTATTCCTGCAGCGCTGGCTCACGGTGTGTTCGCTGGTGCCGCAGGGAACGGAGAGATTGCATCAGCGAGCCGCAGTGATTATGCAGAGGCCGCAGCAGTGGTACTGACGCTTGCAGATCAGGCGGGTAAGATTTATGAACTGGCAGGGGATAATGCTTACACACTGGGGAGTTTCAGTGAGGAAATCGCCGCGGTGAGCGGTAAAACAGTTAAATATCAGGATATGCCGCAGCCAGCGTTCGCGGAATTATTGGTATCAGTGGGATTACCTGACGGCCTCGCAGAGATACTGGCAGATTCTGATGCCGGAGCAGCAAATGGTGCCTTGTTTGATGAGAGTCACACATTAAGCCGCCTGATTGGTCGTCCTGCTACACCGTGGCAGTCAGTGGTAAAAGCAGCCTGTCAGGCCTGA
- the dmlR gene encoding HTH-type transcriptional regulator DmlR (ID:JIFNMEKO_02751;~source:Prodigal:2.6), giving the protein MNEIENLQAMIVFASVVETRSFTDAAEVLGLSKSAVSKTIAALEVRLGARLLQRTTRRMEVTEVGMAWYHYCARIVSEVKSANLFIRQYHEEPTGSLRIVAPVSYGSQCVMPVVNRFIATNLHVTVDVDLTDRPVNLEGDNTDIALIITRENPAHPHSLFMSEISWGLYAAPGYLQHHPVITQPADLARHDFLLFRGPAHTPSLPLRKDKKRHTIPVHSRLRANNSTALINSAIAESGIAYLPDYIAYDALQRGTLVQVLAEWEMESFSVFLLYRQESFTSPRVRLFIDALQQAISPPQRGEAPAQRSG; this is encoded by the coding sequence ATGAATGAAATAGAGAATTTACAGGCGATGATCGTTTTTGCTAGCGTCGTTGAAACTCGCAGTTTTACCGATGCAGCTGAAGTGCTTGGCCTGTCAAAATCAGCGGTGAGTAAAACTATCGCCGCACTCGAAGTGCGCCTGGGGGCTCGTTTGTTGCAACGGACAACCCGGCGCATGGAAGTGACCGAAGTGGGGATGGCGTGGTACCACTACTGTGCGCGCATTGTCAGTGAAGTCAAAAGTGCTAATTTATTTATCCGTCAGTATCACGAAGAACCCACAGGCAGCCTGCGCATTGTCGCACCCGTGAGCTACGGCTCTCAATGTGTCATGCCGGTGGTTAACCGTTTTATTGCCACTAATTTGCATGTCACCGTCGATGTCGATCTGACAGACCGCCCGGTAAATCTGGAAGGCGATAACACCGATATTGCCCTGATCATCACCCGTGAAAATCCCGCACATCCCCACTCACTGTTTATGTCAGAGATCAGCTGGGGATTGTATGCGGCGCCAGGGTATTTACAGCACCACCCGGTAATCACCCAACCTGCTGATTTGGCACGCCATGACTTTCTGCTCTTTCGTGGCCCGGCACATACACCGTCACTGCCACTACGCAAAGATAAAAAGCGCCACACTATCCCGGTACATAGCCGTTTACGCGCCAACAACAGCACGGCACTGATCAATTCAGCAATTGCGGAGAGTGGGATTGCCTATCTGCCAGATTACATTGCTTATGACGCGCTGCAACGTGGCACGCTGGTGCAGGTGCTTGCAGAGTGGGAAATGGAAAGCTTCAGTGTTTTCTTACTGTACAGGCAGGAAAGTTTTACTTCTCCACGCGTCAGGCTGTTTATCGATGCACTGCAACAAGCGATCAGTCCCCCTCAGAGAGGTGAAGCCCCGGCACAGCGCTCTGGCTGA
- the ynfM gene encoding Inner membrane transport protein YnfM (ID:JIFNMEKO_02750;~source:Prodigal:2.6) has product MAPAPDKNVTSAETPAEEDDRLSPPSESSIPAHKRYISRGTRSFMHATLALFCAGLSTFAVLYCVQPILPVFSQSFQLTPAQSSLSLSVTTGMMALGLLFTGPLSDAIGRKSVMSVSLFLAALFTLLCALMNSWESVLIMRALTGLALSGVAAVAMTWLSEELHPVFLSFSMGLYISGNAIGGLSGRLSTGVLAQYFSWQVSMFVVGIFALFSACLFLRLLPASQHFRPCSLRPRKLLVNFMLQWHDRALPFLFMVGFILMGSFVTLFNYISYRLLAAPFLLTQAVVGILSVVYLVGTYSSPRAGMMTQRYGRARVLMGALGLMFFGLLMTQSDILLVVFIGLLFYAAGFFAAHSVASSWVGHQARRAKGQASSLYLFFYYLGSSVAGTLGGFFWNHFGWHGVSLFIAIMLAIGLLLVYRLRGIPVRVRKLPAISGQ; this is encoded by the coding sequence GTGGCTCCGGCACCCGATAAAAATGTCACCTCAGCAGAAACCCCCGCTGAAGAGGATGACCGTTTATCTCCACCCTCTGAATCATCAATCCCTGCTCACAAACGCTATATCAGCCGCGGTACCCGATCATTTATGCATGCGACTCTGGCCCTGTTTTGTGCCGGTCTGTCAACTTTTGCTGTGCTCTATTGTGTTCAACCCATCTTGCCGGTCTTTTCGCAAAGCTTCCAGCTCACGCCAGCACAGAGCAGTCTGTCGCTCTCGGTCACCACTGGCATGATGGCGCTTGGTCTGCTTTTTACCGGCCCACTTTCGGACGCCATAGGCCGTAAATCGGTGATGTCTGTTTCGCTGTTTCTGGCTGCTCTTTTTACTCTGCTGTGCGCACTAATGAACAGCTGGGAGAGTGTGTTAATCATGCGCGCGCTGACCGGGCTCGCATTGAGTGGAGTGGCGGCTGTTGCCATGACCTGGTTAAGCGAAGAACTTCATCCGGTATTTCTCTCTTTTTCCATGGGCTTGTATATCAGTGGCAATGCTATCGGTGGCTTATCAGGCCGCCTGTCGACCGGTGTACTGGCACAATATTTCTCCTGGCAAGTTTCGATGTTTGTTGTGGGTATCTTTGCTTTATTTTCCGCCTGCCTGTTTCTGCGGCTGTTACCCGCCTCACAGCATTTTCGCCCCTGCTCACTGCGGCCACGCAAGTTACTGGTCAACTTTATGTTGCAATGGCATGACCGTGCCCTGCCCTTTCTGTTCATGGTTGGTTTTATTTTAATGGGTAGCTTCGTCACCCTATTTAACTACATCAGTTATCGTCTGCTTGCTGCACCATTTTTGCTGACTCAGGCGGTAGTAGGAATACTTTCAGTCGTGTACCTGGTGGGTACCTACAGCTCACCACGCGCCGGCATGATGACACAGCGTTACGGCCGCGCTCGTGTCCTGATGGGGGCTCTTGGATTGATGTTTTTCGGTCTGCTGATGACACAATCTGACATTTTACTGGTCGTTTTTATCGGCTTATTATTCTATGCCGCCGGTTTCTTTGCTGCCCATTCTGTCGCCAGCAGTTGGGTGGGGCATCAGGCACGGCGCGCCAAAGGCCAGGCCTCGTCCTTGTACCTGTTTTTTTATTATCTCGGCTCAAGTGTCGCTGGCACACTGGGTGGTTTTTTCTGGAATCACTTCGGTTGGCATGGTGTCTCTTTGTTTATTGCCATTATGCTGGCTATCGGCTTGCTTCTGGTTTATCGTCTGCGAGGCATTCCCGTCAGGGTCAGGAAATTGCCTGCCATTTCTGGCCAGTGA
- a CDS encoding hypothetical protein (ID:JIFNMEKO_02752;~source:Prodigal:2.6) yields MSNKTIHWNGGLQPEAVNILSAEGGMIVCPTKVGYIIMTSDAKGLERKFDAKQRNRNKPGVVLCGSLDQLKELAQLNPEIESLYQQHWDNDVLLGCILPWKEEALARIPDDGSKDLMMDGRQTSCFVIKFGVPGENLAKALWEDHGKFSFASSANPSGKGNRGLVEGIGERIESHADLIIEANDYVKSIQPNESEKTRYEQGVMVSMVDDAGKLVPEQKGQRDITPCPVVIRKGLDVDKIMSMLADIFTTWDYRHGNYY; encoded by the coding sequence ATGAGTAATAAAACAATTCACTGGAACGGCGGTTTGCAACCTGAAGCGGTAAACATTTTATCTGCTGAGGGCGGCATGATAGTTTGCCCAACCAAAGTGGGTTACATCATCATGACATCGGATGCGAAGGGACTGGAGCGTAAGTTCGACGCTAAACAGCGTAACCGTAATAAACCGGGCGTAGTGCTGTGTGGCTCGCTTGATCAGTTGAAAGAGCTGGCGCAGTTAAACCCGGAAATCGAGTCGTTATACCAGCAACACTGGGATAATGATGTGCTGCTTGGCTGCATTTTACCGTGGAAAGAAGAAGCACTGGCACGCATCCCGGACGATGGTTCTAAAGATCTGATGATGGATGGTCGTCAGACCAGCTGTTTCGTCATCAAATTTGGTGTACCTGGTGAAAACCTGGCAAAAGCGCTATGGGAAGATCATGGCAAATTCTCCTTTGCCAGCTCGGCTAATCCTTCGGGAAAAGGCAATCGTGGCCTGGTGGAAGGGATTGGTGAGCGTATCGAATCACACGCTGATTTGATTATTGAAGCCAACGATTATGTGAAGTCGATTCAACCTAACGAGTCAGAGAAGACACGTTATGAGCAGGGTGTGATGGTTTCAATGGTTGATGATGCCGGAAAACTGGTGCCAGAGCAGAAGGGCCAGCGCGACATTACGCCGTGTCCGGTTGTGATTCGTAAAGGGCTGGATGTTGATAAGATCATGTCAATGCTGGCTGACATCTTTACCACCTGGGATTATCGTCACGGTAATTACTACTGA
- the ytcD gene encoding putative HTH-type transcriptional regulator YtcD (ID:JIFNMEKO_02749;~source:Prodigal:2.6), with protein MKKTDFTEQQAALRGELFNVNCPSREVLKRLTRRWSLMVLVALESETLRFGSLRRRIGGISERMLTQTLRFLEEDGFIERIAFDVIPPHVEYRLSPLGEEVRGKIVGLTDWVEHNLPVIMEKRRHFQQTDNE; from the coding sequence ATGAAAAAAACAGATTTTACTGAACAGCAAGCCGCACTGCGTGGAGAACTGTTCAATGTCAATTGCCCTTCACGCGAGGTGCTTAAGCGCCTCACCCGGCGCTGGAGTCTGATGGTCCTGGTGGCTCTGGAAAGTGAGACGTTACGTTTTGGCTCACTCAGACGGCGCATCGGTGGGATTAGCGAGCGTATGCTGACTCAGACATTACGTTTTTTGGAGGAGGACGGTTTTATTGAGCGCATCGCTTTTGATGTTATTCCTCCTCATGTGGAATACCGCCTTTCACCTCTGGGGGAAGAAGTTCGGGGAAAAATCGTCGGATTAACTGACTGGGTTGAACATAATCTGCCTGTGATCATGGAGAAACGTCGACACTTTCAGCAGACAGATAATGAGTAA
- the ahpF gene encoding Alkyl hydroperoxide reductase subunit F (ID:JIFNMEKO_02745;~source:Prodigal:2.6), translating into MLDTTMKAQLQAYLQKLTRPVELVATLDDSKSSADIRELLTQIAELSDKVTYREENERAERKPSFLITQPGSQHGPRFAGSPLGHEFTSLVLALLQTGGHPAKEAADLLAQVSELDGDFHFETYYSLSCHNCPDVVQALNLMAILNPRVSHTAIDGGAFQNEITERNIMGVPAVFLNGQPFAQGRLTLAEIVSKVDSNADKRTAAALTARDAYEVLIVGSGPAGAAAAIYSARKGIRTGLMGERFGGQVLDTVDIENYISVPKTEGAKLAGALKAHVDDYQVDVIDTQSATKLVPAEVEGGLHQIETASGAILKTRTLIIATGARWRNMNVPGEEEYRTRGVTYCPHCDGPLFKGKRVAVIGGGNSGVEAAIDLAGIVEHVTLLEFAPEMRADQVLQSKLRSLDNVEIILNAQTTEVKGDGSRLTGLDYLDRVNNETHHLPVAGIFVQIGLLPNTTWLDGTVERNRVGEIVIDAKCETSVKGVFAAGDCTTVPYKQIIIASGEGAKASLSAFDYLIRTR; encoded by the coding sequence ATGCTCGATACAACGATGAAAGCCCAACTACAGGCTTATCTGCAGAAACTCACCAGACCAGTAGAATTGGTCGCCACTCTGGATGACAGCAAATCATCGGCCGATATCCGTGAACTGTTGACACAGATTGCTGAATTGTCAGATAAAGTCACTTACCGCGAAGAAAATGAACGTGCGGAACGCAAACCTTCATTTTTAATCACACAACCGGGTTCACAGCATGGACCTCGTTTCGCTGGATCACCACTGGGGCATGAATTTACCTCACTGGTCCTGGCATTGTTACAAACTGGTGGTCATCCAGCCAAAGAGGCAGCTGACCTGCTGGCACAGGTGAGCGAGCTTGATGGTGACTTTCACTTTGAAACTTATTATTCACTCTCTTGCCACAACTGCCCGGATGTCGTTCAGGCACTGAACCTGATGGCGATTCTCAATCCTCGTGTGAGCCACACCGCGATCGACGGTGGTGCTTTTCAGAATGAAATCACCGAGCGCAATATTATGGGTGTGCCGGCGGTCTTCCTGAATGGTCAGCCTTTTGCCCAGGGAAGACTCACGCTGGCTGAAATCGTCAGCAAAGTGGATAGTAATGCCGACAAACGCACTGCGGCAGCACTCACAGCGCGCGATGCTTATGAAGTGTTGATTGTGGGAAGTGGCCCGGCAGGTGCAGCAGCAGCCATCTATTCTGCACGTAAAGGGATCCGTACGGGGCTGATGGGCGAGCGTTTCGGTGGTCAGGTGCTGGATACTGTTGATATTGAAAACTATATCTCTGTGCCGAAAACTGAAGGGGCTAAACTGGCTGGTGCATTAAAAGCGCACGTTGATGATTATCAGGTCGATGTGATTGATACTCAGAGTGCCACCAAATTAGTGCCTGCAGAGGTGGAAGGTGGATTACACCAGATTGAAACTGCATCAGGCGCGATTCTGAAAACCCGTACACTGATCATTGCTACCGGCGCACGCTGGCGTAACATGAATGTGCCAGGTGAGGAGGAGTATCGTACCCGGGGTGTCACTTACTGCCCACACTGTGATGGCCCGTTATTTAAAGGGAAACGCGTGGCGGTGATTGGTGGTGGTAACTCAGGCGTCGAAGCGGCCATTGATCTTGCCGGAATCGTTGAACACGTTACGCTGCTCGAGTTTGCGCCCGAAATGCGTGCTGATCAGGTACTGCAATCTAAACTGCGCAGCCTGGATAATGTAGAAATCATCCTCAACGCGCAAACCACTGAAGTGAAAGGGGATGGCAGCCGCCTGACCGGGCTTGATTATCTTGATCGGGTGAACAATGAAACCCATCACTTGCCAGTGGCGGGGATCTTTGTCCAGATCGGTTTATTACCGAACACGACCTGGTTGGATGGCACTGTTGAACGTAATCGTGTTGGTGAAATCGTGATTGATGCGAAATGTGAAACCAGCGTGAAAGGGGTTTTTGCTGCGGGTGACTGTACCACAGTTCCTTATAAGCAGATCATCATTGCCAGTGGTGAGGGCGCTAAAGCCTCACTGAGCGCCTTTGATTACCTGATTCGTACTCGCTGA
- the ahpC gene encoding Alkyl hydroperoxide reductase C (ID:JIFNMEKO_02746;~source:Prodigal:2.6), with amino-acid sequence MSLINTKIKPFKNQAFKDGQFIEVTEKDTEGRWSVFFFYPADFTFVCPTELGDVADHYDEFQKLGVDIYSVSTDTHFTHKAWHSSSETIAKIKYAMLGDPTGTLTRNFDNLREDEGLADRGTFIVDPQGIIQAIEVTAEGIGRDASDLLRKVKAAQYIAAHPGEVCPAKWKEGEATLAPSLDLVGKI; translated from the coding sequence ATGTCCCTGATTAATACTAAAATCAAACCGTTCAAAAACCAGGCTTTTAAAGATGGCCAGTTTATCGAAGTGACAGAAAAAGACACTGAGGGTCGCTGGAGTGTCTTCTTCTTCTATCCTGCTGATTTCACCTTCGTCTGCCCGACAGAACTGGGCGACGTTGCTGATCACTATGATGAGTTCCAGAAACTCGGTGTTGATATTTACTCTGTATCTACCGATACCCACTTTACTCATAAAGCATGGCACAGCAGCTCAGAAACCATTGCAAAAATCAAATACGCGATGCTGGGTGACCCTACTGGTACACTGACGCGTAACTTTGATAACCTGCGTGAAGACGAAGGTCTGGCAGATCGCGGTACCTTCATTGTTGATCCGCAAGGTATCATCCAGGCAATCGAAGTGACTGCTGAAGGCATTGGCCGTGATGCTTCCGACCTGCTGCGTAAAGTCAAAGCAGCACAGTATATTGCTGCACACCCAGGTGAAGTGTGCCCGGCAAAATGGAAAGAGGGTGAAGCAACACTGGCGCCATCACTGGATCTGGTTGGCAAAATCTAA
- a CDS encoding hypothetical protein (ID:JIFNMEKO_02753;~source:Prodigal:2.6), whose protein sequence is MNRKGMSSGIPFFCTGLDVTHQPLFSTGNNDAEQTLIVALLAILVRIAGIPSADDCR, encoded by the coding sequence ATGAACCGTAAGGGGATGTCATCAGGCATCCCCTTTTTCTGTACCGGATTAGACGTCACTCATCAACCACTGTTTTCAACAGGAAACAATGACGCCGAACAGACTTTAATTGTTGCGTTACTTGCTATTCTGGTTAGGATAGCAGGCATACCAAGTGCAGATGACTGCCGGTAG
- a CDS encoding Gluconate 2-dehydrogenase cytochrome c subunit (ID:JIFNMEKO_02754;~source:Prodigal:2.6): MKTIMLASGLALISFTLQASESGEALIKRGEYLARAGDCIACHTQPGGKPFAGGLTMATPIGDIYSTNITPDKATGIGDYSYDDFQKAVRHGIAKNGDTLYPAMPYPSYAVVSDSDMQALYAYFMQGVKPVNQANRDSDIPWPLSMRWPLAIWRNIFAPDVQAFTPAANEDPELARGRYLVEGLGHCGACHTPRALTMQEKVLNDTDGDDYLSGSSAPIDGWQASNLRGDNRDGLGRWSEADLVQFLHTGRNDHTAVFGGMSDVVEHSLQYLTTEDITAIARYLKSLGAKDPNQVAFVTDDAVAKALWAGDDSKTGASVYVDSCAACHKTDGSGYQRFFPALRGNPVVLANDPVSLIHIVLSGATLPAMHNAPTSITMPSFGWRLNDQQVADVVNFIRTSWGNTASKPVTASQVADVRKEVSSQGNVDVEALKTP; encoded by the coding sequence TATTGCCTGTCATACACAGCCAGGAGGTAAACCGTTTGCCGGAGGCCTGACCATGGCCACGCCGATAGGCGATATTTACTCGACGAATATTACCCCGGATAAAGCCACCGGTATCGGTGACTACAGCTATGATGACTTTCAGAAGGCGGTTCGCCACGGGATAGCAAAAAATGGAGACACGCTCTATCCGGCGATGCCTTATCCCTCCTATGCGGTGGTCAGCGACAGTGATATGCAGGCGCTATATGCCTATTTCATGCAAGGGGTAAAACCTGTCAATCAGGCAAACCGGGACAGTGATATTCCCTGGCCTCTCTCGATGCGCTGGCCTTTAGCCATCTGGCGAAATATTTTTGCTCCGGACGTGCAGGCTTTCACCCCGGCTGCCAACGAAGATCCGGAATTAGCCAGGGGACGTTATCTGGTTGAAGGGTTAGGCCATTGCGGTGCCTGCCACACTCCGCGCGCATTGACGATGCAGGAAAAAGTGCTGAACGATACTGATGGTGATGATTATCTTTCCGGCAGCAGTGCACCTATCGACGGCTGGCAGGCGAGTAATCTGCGTGGTGATAACCGGGATGGATTAGGGCGCTGGAGTGAAGCAGATTTGGTGCAATTTTTACACACCGGTCGCAATGACCATACCGCTGTCTTTGGTGGCATGAGCGATGTGGTGGAACATAGTCTGCAATACCTCACCACTGAAGATATCACCGCGATTGCCCGTTATCTCAAGTCGCTTGGTGCGAAAGATCCCAATCAAGTGGCTTTCGTGACGGATGACGCAGTAGCTAAAGCGCTCTGGGCAGGGGATGACAGTAAAACAGGTGCCAGCGTTTACGTTGACAGCTGTGCCGCCTGCCATAAAACTGACGGCAGTGGCTATCAGCGTTTCTTCCCGGCATTACGTGGAAATCCGGTAGTTCTGGCTAATGATCCGGTTTCACTGATCCATATTGTGTTAAGTGGCGCAACACTGCCAGCGATGCACAATGCACCCACCAGTATTACCATGCCTTCATTTGGCTGGCGGTTGAATGACCAGCAGGTAGCGGATGTGGTGAATTTCATTCGTACCAGCTGGGGCAATACGGCGAGTAAACCGGTGACCGCAAGTCAGGTGGCGGATGTACGCAAAGAAGTTTCATCACAGGGTAATGTGGATGTTGAAGCACTAAAAACCCCCTGA